One Vallitalea pronyensis genomic region harbors:
- a CDS encoding GerAB/ArcD/ProY family transporter, whose translation MLEDGKISYKSTVGLIITTIAPTAILYLPTMTYFEAKQDGWISVLVITVFGIVVAYMLTSLGLMYKNKTIIQYSSDIVGKIPGKIIGLIFCCYFIHINAVIIREFAELLSGPFMPETPMLFFIIGIILPSIYGVYKGFEVIVRTNRIIFPIFMLSILAILLYAAKDMDFRRLLPVFADGMEPVLVGAYRHIIWFSETVVITMFIPYIDKPTKVKKMLFLAIIIVGILGVLVNISIVTTFGGDTLYLTYPYLSLARYVSVGFVERLDSIIMFMWIGGVFIKIAVFHYCAVLALAQWLELKDYRVLSAPVGVVLVILSFILWGSLTVLKQQITYVLVIPYIIVQVFIPLLLFVIAKIKKKVSNR comes from the coding sequence ATGCTTGAAGATGGAAAAATATCATATAAATCGACGGTTGGATTAATCATCACAACGATTGCCCCAACGGCCATCCTATACCTCCCGACAATGACCTATTTTGAGGCTAAGCAAGATGGATGGATTTCTGTTTTGGTGATTACCGTATTTGGTATTGTGGTCGCTTACATGTTAACCAGTTTAGGCTTGATGTACAAGAATAAAACCATCATACAATATAGTTCAGATATTGTTGGTAAGATTCCTGGTAAAATAATTGGTTTGATTTTTTGCTGTTATTTTATCCATATCAATGCGGTTATTATTAGAGAATTTGCAGAATTACTCTCAGGACCTTTTATGCCGGAAACACCTATGTTATTTTTTATTATTGGTATTATCCTACCATCTATATATGGTGTGTATAAAGGATTTGAAGTAATCGTAAGAACCAATAGGATTATTTTTCCTATTTTCATGCTCTCCATTCTTGCTATACTGCTGTATGCAGCAAAAGATATGGATTTTAGAAGACTACTACCTGTATTTGCAGATGGAATGGAGCCTGTGTTAGTAGGCGCTTATCGACATATTATTTGGTTTAGTGAAACCGTTGTTATTACCATGTTTATACCTTATATTGATAAACCTACTAAGGTAAAAAAAATGTTGTTTCTGGCCATTATCATTGTAGGTATATTGGGTGTGTTGGTTAACATTAGTATTGTAACGACTTTTGGTGGGGATACACTTTATTTAACGTATCCATACTTATCACTTGCCCGTTATGTCAGCGTTGGGTTTGTTGAAAGGCTGGATTCCATTATTATGTTTATGTGGATTGGTGGTGTATTTATTAAAATTGCTGTTTTCCATTATTGTGCTGTACTTGCCTTAGCCCAATGGTTAGAATTAAAAGATTATCGGGTTCTATCGGCGCCTGTTGGTGTTGTACTTGTTATCTTATCCTTCATATTGTGGGGGAGTCTTACTGTCTTAAAACAGCAAATTACCTATGTTCTTGTTATCCCGTACATTATTGTACAAGTATTCATTCCACTCTTACTGTTTGTCATTGCAAAGATAAAAAAGAAAGTATCCAATCGTTAG
- the nadA gene encoding quinolinate synthase NadA yields the protein MIEDLQHQIMKLKKEKNACIVAHHYQTEDIQQIADFVGDSLALSKIAKQIKEDMIIFCGVKFMAETAKILSPHKKVILPVMEAGCPMADMVTPEQLRLVKKQYPHAEVVCYVNSSAEVKAESDICCTSSNAVSVINHLDAKQILFVPDQHLGAYAASQVKDKDIILWQGYCIVHHQLREEQLLHIKEKYPNAPILVHPECRPHIVRHADFVGSTAQIIDKARSIEQKQIIIGTERGVLYTLKKQNPHKEFILLSERLTCQNMKKTTLEHVRNALVNETHVVDVDENIRQKANRALERMISL from the coding sequence ATGATAGAAGATTTACAGCATCAAATTATGAAGTTGAAAAAAGAAAAAAATGCGTGTATTGTTGCCCATCATTACCAAACAGAAGATATTCAGCAAATAGCGGATTTTGTAGGCGATTCACTGGCTTTGTCCAAAATTGCCAAACAGATAAAAGAAGATATGATTATCTTCTGTGGTGTGAAGTTCATGGCTGAAACAGCCAAAATACTTTCACCTCACAAGAAGGTAATCCTTCCTGTTATGGAAGCAGGATGTCCCATGGCAGATATGGTAACCCCAGAGCAATTGCGTTTGGTAAAAAAACAGTATCCACATGCAGAAGTGGTATGCTATGTGAATTCATCAGCAGAAGTCAAAGCAGAAAGTGATATATGCTGCACGTCATCCAATGCAGTTTCCGTTATCAATCATTTGGATGCAAAACAGATTTTATTTGTGCCGGATCAACATTTAGGTGCATACGCAGCCAGTCAGGTGAAAGATAAGGATATTATTTTATGGCAGGGATATTGCATTGTGCACCATCAATTAAGAGAAGAGCAATTATTACATATAAAAGAAAAATACCCTAACGCACCTATACTGGTCCATCCTGAATGTCGACCACACATTGTTCGTCATGCAGATTTTGTAGGAAGTACAGCGCAAATCATAGATAAAGCCAGATCCATAGAGCAGAAACAAATAATCATCGGAACGGAAAGGGGTGTATTATATACCCTAAAAAAACAAAACCCTCATAAGGAATTTATTCTTCTATCGGAGCGTTTAACGTGTCAGAATATGAAGAAAACAACCCTTGAACATGTAAGAAATGCCTTAGTAAACGAAACCCATGTTGTGGACGTTGATGAGAACATTCGTCAGAAAGCCAATAGGGCATTGGAAAGAATGATTTCATTGTAG
- a CDS encoding L-aspartate oxidase: MREYVIPFDTAHIPKKYADVVIIGSGIAGLYTALRLPSHMDILLVSKGSYKETNSYLAQGGIATSFGEGTHEQFYKDTMICGKGESDTRAVWAMIHGASENIGALEALGVPFDKDEKGQFLFGKEGAHRVSRIIRSGDHTGKSIMDVLYHRVKEKDNIHILDNVFAIDLLTQNQQCMGVLIMNKGKVSAIYARATVLNTGGIGNLYAHTTNAKGIQGDGIAMVLRAKGQVKNMSYTQFHPTVYYNPHHRQKQSFLISEAVRGEGALLYNEKGERFMENVHPMKELAPRDIVSKAIMEQLRKQKKPYVDLDITHLQEEQLKERFPTIFSFLKGYGINMATDYIPVAPNMHYFMGGIKVNIDGQTSIHHLYACGECACTGVHGKNRLASNSLLEAIVFGNRIAKGIHTWWDKEPIAFKDIRCTAFHSNHAIMESQETISYWMEHYFSLNRSMEHVEHLQKQINGLNRSNKNKLTVEDIEKMNAVLVIQAMIKDDMQKRESLEGMTYGTTAKS, encoded by the coding sequence GTGAGAGAATATGTTATACCATTTGATACAGCCCATATCCCTAAGAAATATGCAGATGTGGTGATTATAGGCAGCGGCATTGCTGGATTATATACTGCATTAAGGCTACCATCCCATATGGACATCCTACTTGTGTCAAAAGGGTCTTATAAAGAAACCAATTCTTATTTGGCACAAGGTGGCATCGCCACATCTTTTGGTGAAGGCACCCATGAACAATTTTATAAGGATACCATGATATGTGGAAAAGGTGAGTCAGATACACGAGCTGTATGGGCCATGATACACGGTGCAAGTGAAAATATCGGGGCGCTAGAAGCATTGGGTGTACCCTTTGATAAAGATGAAAAGGGGCAGTTTCTCTTTGGTAAAGAGGGGGCACATCGTGTCTCAAGGATTATTCGTTCAGGTGATCATACAGGTAAGTCCATCATGGACGTTTTATATCATCGAGTGAAAGAGAAGGATAATATTCATATACTGGATAATGTCTTTGCCATTGATCTATTAACCCAGAATCAACAATGCATGGGTGTCCTCATCATGAATAAGGGTAAAGTCTCTGCCATTTATGCAAGAGCTACCGTGTTAAATACAGGAGGCATTGGTAACTTATATGCACACACCACCAATGCGAAGGGTATTCAAGGTGATGGTATAGCCATGGTGTTAAGAGCTAAAGGCCAAGTTAAAAATATGTCCTATACACAATTTCATCCAACCGTATACTATAACCCTCATCATAGGCAAAAGCAAAGTTTTCTTATATCTGAAGCCGTTAGAGGTGAAGGGGCATTATTATACAATGAAAAAGGGGAACGCTTTATGGAAAACGTTCATCCGATGAAAGAATTAGCACCAAGAGATATTGTTTCAAAGGCCATTATGGAACAGCTTAGGAAGCAAAAAAAACCTTATGTTGATTTAGATATAACCCATCTTCAGGAAGAGCAGCTTAAAGAAAGGTTTCCAACAATATTTTCGTTTTTAAAAGGGTATGGTATCAATATGGCCACCGATTATATCCCAGTAGCCCCCAACATGCATTATTTCATGGGGGGAATCAAAGTGAATATAGATGGGCAAACATCCATTCATCATTTATATGCCTGTGGTGAATGCGCTTGTACAGGTGTCCATGGTAAAAATCGGCTAGCCAGTAATTCGTTATTGGAAGCCATTGTGTTTGGCAATCGTATTGCTAAGGGGATACATACATGGTGGGATAAGGAGCCTATAGCATTTAAAGACATAAGGTGTACAGCATTTCATTCTAATCATGCAATCATGGAAAGCCAAGAAACTATATCCTATTGGATGGAACACTATTTTAGTCTTAACAGGTCCATGGAACATGTGGAGCACCTACAAAAGCAAATAAATGGATTAAACCGTTCAAATAAAAATAAACTAACCGTGGAAGACATAGAGAAAATGAATGCTGTTTTGGTTATACAAGCCATGATAAAAGATGATATGCAAAAAAGAGAGAGTTTGGAGGGGATGACATATGGTACTACAGCAAAAAGTTGA
- the nadC gene encoding carboxylating nicotinate-nucleotide diphosphorylase — translation MVLQQKVDEIIVLALKEDMHYGDITTDILMDDMKQSRAQLVAKEKGVLAGCDIFARVFLLLNQNMALSFYKHDGDHVKKGDVIAEVSGQTKTLLKAERTALNIIQRLSGIATMTNQLVKETEGIPVRIVDTRKTTPGLRALEKYAVRVGGGYNHRFNLSDAVMIKDNHIHAVGSIKKAITMAKAQIPHTMKVEIEVENLHQLQEALEAQADIIMLDNMTISQMKEAVSMAQGKAILEASGNITKDTIKEVVHTGVDVISVGAITHSVKALDISLRFTTGL, via the coding sequence ATGGTACTACAGCAAAAAGTTGATGAAATCATTGTGTTGGCTTTAAAAGAAGATATGCATTATGGTGATATTACCACAGATATTTTAATGGATGACATGAAACAAAGTAGAGCTCAGTTAGTGGCTAAAGAAAAAGGAGTACTGGCAGGATGTGACATCTTTGCAAGGGTTTTTTTATTGTTAAATCAAAACATGGCATTATCCTTCTATAAACATGACGGAGATCATGTGAAAAAAGGTGATGTCATAGCAGAGGTCAGCGGCCAAACAAAAACCCTGTTAAAAGCAGAAAGAACGGCCTTAAACATCATTCAAAGGCTTTCTGGTATTGCTACCATGACCAATCAGTTGGTTAAAGAAACAGAAGGCATTCCTGTACGTATTGTGGATACAAGAAAAACAACCCCAGGGTTGCGGGCTTTGGAAAAATATGCCGTGCGGGTAGGAGGCGGCTATAATCATCGGTTTAACCTTTCTGATGCCGTGATGATTAAAGATAATCATATTCATGCAGTGGGTAGTATCAAAAAAGCAATTACCATGGCAAAAGCCCAAATACCCCATACCATGAAGGTTGAGATAGAAGTAGAGAATCTCCATCAATTACAGGAAGCACTAGAAGCCCAAGCAGATATCATTATGTTAGATAACATGACAATAAGCCAGATGAAAGAAGCTGTATCCATGGCCCAGGGGAAGGCTATATTGGAAGCCTCTGGTAATATAACCAAGGACACCATAAAAGAAGTTGTCCATACAGGTGTTGACGTTATTTCAGTGGGTGCTATTACCCATTCTGTAAAAGCATTGGATATTAGTTTAAGGTTCACGACAGGGTTGTAA
- a CDS encoding alpha/beta fold hydrolase translates to MKKQTRNLFYCLLSIMAIAIINKVIFITSSIKNNLHSCNSYYYQWKFGKIFYTIQGEGPPILLIHSFYRGSSEREYKRLIKYLATKHTVYTVDLIGFGRSDKPKITYTAFLYVQLISDFINEVIKQKTDVIASSSSSAYVTMACYQKPDIFKKLLFITPTSLATLYRNPGKRDKVLKVILESPIIGTTIYNMACSKYMLKAKFKRDFYYNKRNMRSKIIDMYHEASHLQGSNNKYLFASQCCKYLNVSTRQALASINNSIYIVMGDIPHAEEILDTYLAINPAIEYSRLSHTKELPHLEHPTEVMDICHIYFDH, encoded by the coding sequence GTGAAAAAGCAAACGAGGAATTTATTTTATTGCTTGTTATCCATCATGGCAATAGCGATTATCAATAAAGTCATCTTTATTACATCCTCTATAAAAAATAACCTGCATTCTTGTAACAGTTACTACTATCAATGGAAATTTGGTAAAATCTTTTATACCATTCAAGGGGAAGGACCACCGATTCTACTTATTCATAGCTTCTATAGAGGAAGTTCAGAACGGGAATATAAACGGTTAATTAAATATTTAGCTACAAAACATACGGTATATACAGTAGACCTGATTGGATTTGGTCGTTCAGATAAACCGAAGATTACGTATACTGCTTTTTTATATGTGCAATTGATCTCCGATTTTATTAACGAGGTGATTAAACAAAAGACGGATGTTATTGCTTCGTCGTCAAGTTCAGCGTATGTCACCATGGCATGCTACCAAAAACCTGATATCTTCAAAAAACTATTATTCATTACGCCTACTTCACTTGCAACCTTATATCGCAATCCTGGTAAACGTGATAAAGTACTTAAAGTTATCTTGGAATCGCCTATTATCGGAACAACCATTTATAACATGGCCTGTTCAAAATATATGCTAAAAGCTAAGTTTAAAAGAGATTTTTATTATAACAAAAGAAATATGCGTTCAAAAATAATTGATATGTATCATGAGGCAAGTCACCTACAAGGTTCAAATAATAAATACTTATTCGCATCACAGTGTTGTAAGTACTTGAATGTATCCACCAGACAGGCTTTAGCAAGTATTAATAACAGCATCTACATTGTTATGGGAGATATTCCTCATGCTGAAGAGATTCTTGATACGTATTTAGCCATTAATCCAGCTATCGAATACTCACGCTTGAGTCATACCAAAGAATTACCCCATCTGGAGCATCCTACAGAGGTGATGGATATCTGTCACATCTATTTTGACCATTAA
- a CDS encoding sensor histidine kinase translates to MYEDIVKKLNRIVDETKEIIKERNKEILEISSYINKKYVELEDKFLVLKDETAEIMQHVEQLENKLSISKTKLLTINKNYKLYTEEEMKSVYKETEDIRKQLSTEYEHEMHIVNKRNSLEKELKAIRQLAEKSDYISSNFDFAYGILSGELNEINNDANTMNSKEIWGLKVIKAQEEERARISREMHDGPSQNLSNLILKTELCIKLLDKDLERTRLELQSLKAIIRTTINETRRMIYNLRPMALDDLGLVPTLERYIDKIRNEVNFNIFFEVLNMEDDVNSIISLTLYRIVQEALNNANKYSNALNVTIKLFYNPEFIELKINDDGDGFDINNVKLNMENNRGFGISMMRERSHLLMGEYKLKSVIGTGTEIYVKIPILESKEDTHE, encoded by the coding sequence ATGTATGAAGATATAGTAAAAAAGTTAAATCGAATTGTCGATGAGACGAAAGAAATCATAAAAGAGAGAAATAAGGAAATTCTTGAAATAAGTTCTTATATTAATAAAAAATATGTAGAATTAGAAGATAAGTTCCTTGTGCTTAAAGATGAGACAGCAGAAATCATGCAGCATGTTGAGCAATTAGAAAATAAGCTGAGCATTAGCAAAACTAAATTATTGACAATTAATAAGAACTATAAGCTTTATACAGAAGAAGAAATGAAATCTGTGTATAAGGAAACAGAGGACATTCGAAAGCAATTATCCACGGAATATGAGCATGAAATGCACATTGTCAATAAGCGAAATTCTTTAGAAAAAGAACTCAAAGCCATTCGACAATTGGCAGAAAAATCGGATTATATTAGCAGTAATTTCGACTTTGCTTATGGTATCCTCTCAGGAGAATTGAATGAAATTAATAACGATGCGAACACCATGAATTCTAAAGAAATATGGGGTTTAAAAGTCATCAAAGCCCAAGAAGAAGAGCGGGCACGTATATCAAGAGAGATGCATGATGGTCCATCTCAGAATCTATCCAATCTCATTTTGAAAACGGAGTTATGTATTAAATTACTTGATAAGGACCTTGAACGCACAAGATTAGAACTTCAGTCATTAAAAGCCATTATTCGAACCACCATCAATGAAACCCGAAGGATGATCTATAATCTTCGACCAATGGCTTTGGATGATTTAGGTTTGGTACCTACTTTAGAACGATACATTGATAAAATAAGGAATGAAGTCAACTTTAATATATTTTTTGAAGTGTTAAATATGGAAGATGATGTGAATTCAATCATTTCATTAACCTTGTATCGTATTGTTCAGGAAGCTCTTAACAATGCTAATAAATACTCCAATGCACTCAATGTGACAATAAAACTATTCTATAATCCTGAATTCATTGAACTAAAAATTAATGATGATGGAGATGGATTTGACATAAATAACGTTAAACTAAATATGGAAAATAACAGAGGTTTTGGTATTTCAATGATGAGAGAAAGATCTCATTTATTAATGGGAGAATATAAGCTAAAATCAGTGATAGGCACAGGCACCGAAATCTATGTTAAAATACCTATTTTAGAAAGTAAGGAGGATACTCATGAGTAG
- a CDS encoding response regulator has protein sequence MSSSIKILIADDHSMVREGLKQLIELEDDIEVIDQAGNGLEAVKKIVECNPDVVLLDINMPRMNGLEVLKYLNENNIVTKTLLLTIHNEVEYLYKAFEIGVQGYVLKDSESDVLIKAIRTIYNGESYIQPNMASLLFKRMNNTKEEKEMGFNKLTKREIEVLKLITEGMLNKEIAHNLCISEKTVKNHVSNIFKKINVSDRTQAAVFAIKNSIVDIF, from the coding sequence ATGAGTAGTAGTATAAAAATACTTATAGCAGATGATCATTCAATGGTAAGAGAAGGTTTAAAGCAGTTAATTGAGTTAGAAGATGACATAGAAGTCATCGACCAGGCTGGAAATGGATTAGAGGCAGTTAAGAAGATTGTGGAATGCAACCCGGATGTGGTATTGTTAGATATTAATATGCCAAGAATGAACGGGTTAGAGGTGTTGAAGTACTTGAATGAAAACAATATCGTTACAAAGACCCTGCTCTTAACGATTCATAATGAGGTGGAATACCTTTACAAAGCTTTTGAGATTGGTGTTCAAGGATATGTCTTAAAAGATTCAGAGTCAGATGTGCTCATTAAAGCCATTCGCACCATTTATAATGGTGAATCTTATATTCAACCCAATATGGCATCGTTACTCTTTAAGCGTATGAATAATACAAAAGAAGAAAAAGAGATGGGCTTTAATAAATTAACCAAACGTGAAATTGAAGTACTTAAGCTGATTACAGAAGGTATGCTTAATAAAGAAATTGCGCATAACTTATGCATTAGCGAGAAAACAGTTAAAAATCATGTTTCCAACATCTTCAAAAAAATTAATGTATCTGATCGAACACAAGCAGCAGTCTTTGCCATTAAGAATAGCATTGTTGATATATTTTAA
- the argS gene encoding arginine--tRNA ligase has product MEFKKIIVDLLSDAITELSAHDIEEMIEIPSNTEMGDYAFPCFRLAKVFRKAPNMIANEIGEKMGESAYISNIKVVGAYVNFYVNKEKYVEKVLSAGSNEICKKMEDGIGKTIVLDYSSPNIAKPFHIGHLRTTIIGNALYKIFEQLGYTCVGINHLGDWGTQFGKLIVAYNKWGSKEEIEKHGIHELIKIYVKFHEEAEKEPSLNDEARAWFTKMENGHDEALALWQWFKEISMKEFKRVYKMLDIEFDSYAGESFYNDKMEPVIASLEDKGLIEVSEGAKIVTLEDENMPPCLITKKDGSTLYATRDITAAIYRKETYDFEKCVYVTAFDQNLHFAQWFKVIEKMGFKWADKLVHVPYGLVSMESGKLSSRKGQIIYLEELLNESIDKTRQIIEAKNPDLENKEEVAKAVGIGAIVFNDLYNNRIKDVVFSWDKVLNFEGETGPYVQYTYARASSVLRKAEDIEISDDVDYTRLTDDLTFQVIKTIQRFPDVIRLAAEKLEPSFISRYVVDLSQAFNSFYHNNKIIVEDEALRDARLMVVKCVKDVIETALGLIGVKAPEKM; this is encoded by the coding sequence ATGGAGTTTAAAAAAATAATTGTAGACCTGTTGTCAGACGCTATAACTGAGTTATCGGCTCATGACATTGAAGAAATGATTGAAATTCCCTCTAATACTGAAATGGGTGATTACGCATTTCCATGTTTTAGACTGGCAAAGGTATTTAGAAAAGCGCCTAATATGATAGCCAATGAGATTGGTGAGAAAATGGGTGAGTCTGCTTATATTTCTAATATAAAAGTTGTGGGTGCTTATGTCAATTTTTATGTGAATAAGGAAAAATATGTAGAGAAAGTTTTGTCAGCAGGAAGTAACGAAATATGTAAAAAAATGGAAGATGGCATCGGAAAAACCATCGTCCTGGATTACTCCTCACCTAATATTGCAAAACCCTTCCATATAGGTCATCTTAGAACGACCATTATTGGAAATGCATTGTATAAGATATTTGAACAGTTAGGGTATACATGTGTTGGTATTAATCATTTAGGTGATTGGGGCACCCAATTTGGTAAATTAATTGTGGCGTATAACAAATGGGGGTCCAAAGAAGAAATTGAAAAGCATGGTATTCATGAACTCATAAAGATTTATGTAAAGTTTCATGAAGAAGCGGAAAAAGAGCCGTCACTCAATGATGAGGCAAGAGCGTGGTTTACTAAAATGGAGAATGGCCATGATGAAGCTTTAGCTCTATGGCAGTGGTTCAAGGAAATCAGTATGAAGGAATTTAAACGAGTGTATAAGATGTTAGATATTGAATTTGATTCTTATGCAGGTGAGAGCTTTTATAATGACAAAATGGAGCCTGTTATTGCATCTCTTGAAGATAAGGGACTCATAGAAGTGAGTGAGGGTGCTAAGATTGTTACCCTTGAGGATGAGAACATGCCACCATGTCTGATTACAAAAAAAGATGGTAGTACGCTATATGCTACAAGAGATATTACAGCAGCTATCTACCGTAAGGAGACATATGATTTTGAAAAGTGTGTATATGTAACAGCATTCGATCAAAATCTTCATTTTGCTCAATGGTTTAAGGTTATTGAGAAAATGGGCTTTAAGTGGGCAGATAAACTTGTTCATGTACCTTATGGGTTAGTTAGTATGGAATCAGGTAAACTTTCATCTCGAAAGGGTCAGATCATTTATTTGGAAGAGCTATTAAATGAGTCTATTGATAAAACGAGACAAATTATTGAAGCGAAGAATCCTGATTTGGAAAACAAAGAGGAAGTTGCTAAGGCTGTTGGTATAGGAGCCATTGTCTTTAATGATTTATACAATAACCGTATTAAGGATGTTGTTTTCTCTTGGGATAAAGTGTTAAACTTTGAGGGAGAGACAGGACCTTATGTTCAATATACATATGCGCGAGCATCAAGTGTATTAAGAAAAGCGGAAGATATTGAAATAAGTGATGATGTGGATTATACACGGTTAACGGATGATTTAACTTTCCAAGTGATTAAGACCATACAACGTTTTCCAGATGTCATTCGGTTAGCGGCAGAGAAATTAGAACCTTCATTTATATCCCGTTATGTGGTTGATCTGTCCCAGGCATTTAATAGTTTTTATCATAACAATAAGATTATTGTTGAGGATGAGGCTTTGCGTGATGCTAGGTTGATGGTGGTGAAGTGTGTGAAGGATGTTATTGAGACGGCTTTAGGGTTGATTGGTGTGAAGGCGCCGGAGAAGATGTAA